A genomic segment from Cuculus canorus isolate bCucCan1 chromosome 18, bCucCan1.pri, whole genome shotgun sequence encodes:
- the LOC104057900 gene encoding myosin heavy chain, skeletal muscle, adult-like isoform X2, with amino-acid sequence MASADAEMAAFGEAAPYLRKSEKERIEAQNRPFDAKTSVFVVHAKESFVKGTIQSRESGKVTVKTEGGETLTVKDDQIFSMNPPKYDKIEDMAMMTHLHEPAVLYNLKERYAAWMIYTYSGLFCVTVNPYKWLPVYNPEVVLAYRGKKRQEAPPHIFSISDNAYQFMLTDRENQSILITGESGAGKTVNTKRVIQYFATIAASGDKKKEEQSGKMQGTLEDQIISANPLLEAFGNAKTVRNDNSSRFGKFIRIHFGATGKLASADIETYLLEKSRVTFQLKAERSYHIFYQICSNKKPELIDMLLITTNPYDFHFVSQGEITVPSIDDQEELMATDSAIDILGFSADEKTAIYKLTGAVMHYGNLKFKQKQREEQAEPDGTEVADKAAYLMGLNSAELLKALCYPRVKVGNEYVTKGQTVSQVNNAVGALAKAVYEKMFLWMVIRINQQLDTKQPRQYFIGVLDIAGFEIFDFNSFEQLCINFTNEKLQQFFNHHMFVLEQEEYKKEGIEWTFIDFGMDLAACIELIEKPMGIFSILEEECMFPKATDTSFKNKLYDQHLGKSSNFQKPKPAKGKAEAHFSLVHYAGTVDYNITGWLEKNKDPLNETVIGLYQKSSVKTLALLFASYGGADADAGGGKKGGKKKGSSFQTVSALFRENLNKLMTNLRSTHPHFVRCIIPNETKTPGAMEHELVLHQLRCNGVLEGIRICRKGFPSRVLYADFKQRYKVLNASAIPEGQFIDSKKASEKLLASIDVDHTQYKFGHTKVFFKAGLLGLLEEMRDEKLAQLITRTQARCRGFLMRVEYQRMVERRESIFCIQYNIRAFMNVKHWPWMKLFFKIKPLLKSAESEKEMANMKQEFEKTKEELAKSEAKRKELEEKMVALLQEKNDLQLQVQAEADALADAEERCDQLIKTKIQLEAKVKEVTERAEDEEEINAELTAKKRKLEDECSELKKDIDDLELTLAKVEKEKHATENKVKNLTEEMAALDETIAKLTKEKKALQEAHQQTLDDLQAEEDKVNTLTKAKTKLEQQVDDLEGSLEQEKKLRMDLERAKRKLEGDLKLAQDSIMDLENDKQQLDEKLKKKDFEISQIQSKIEDEQALGMQLQKKIKELQARIEELEEEIEAERTSRAKAEKHRADLSRELEEISERLEEAGGATAAQIEMNKKREAEFQKMRRDLEEATLQHEATAAALRKKHADSTAELGEQIDNLQRVKQKLEKEKSELKMEIDDLASNMESVSKAKANLEKMCRTLEDQLSEIKTKEEEHQRMINDLSSQRGRLQTEAGEYSRQVEEKDALISQLSRGKQAFTQQIEELKRHLEEEIKAKNALAHALQSARHDCDLLREQYEEEQEAKGELQRALSKANSEVAQWRTKYETDAIQRTEELEEAKKKLAQRLQDAEEHVEAVNAKCASLEKTKQRLQNEVEDLMIDVERSNAACAALDKKQKNFDKILAEWKQKYEETQAELEASQKESRSLSTELFKMKNAYEESLDHLETLKRENKNLQQEISDLTEQIAEGGKAIHELEKVKKQIEQEKSEIQAALEEAEASLEHEEGKILRLQLELNQVKAEIDRKIAEKDEEIDQMKRNHLRIVESMQSTLDAEIRSRNEALRLKKKMEGDLNEMEIQLSHANRVASEAQKNLRNTQAVLKDTQIHLDDALRTQEDLKEQVAMVERRANLLQAEIEELRAALEQTERSRKVAEQELLDATERVQLLHTQNTSLINTKKKLETDIMQIQSEMEDTIQEARNAEEKAKKAITDAAMMAEELKKEQDTSAHLERMKKNLDQTVKDLQLRLDEAEQLALKGGKKQIQKLEARVRELEAEVDSEQKRSAEAVKGVRKYERRVKELTYQSEEDRKNILRLQDLVDKLQTKVKSYKRQAEEAEELSNVNLSKFRKIQHELEEAEERADIAESQVNKLRVKSREFHSKKIEEEE; translated from the exons ATGGCCTCTGCGGATGCTGAGATGGCTGCCTTCGGGGAGGCAGCTCCTTACCTCAGGAAGTCGGAAAAGGAGAGAATCGAGGCCCAGAACAGGCCTTTTGATGCCAAGACATCCGTCTTTGTGGTACACGCAAAGGAATCCTTTGTGAAGGGGACGATCCAAAGCAGAGAATCAGGGAAGGTCACTGTCAAGACTGAAGGTGGAGAG ACCCTGACTGTGAAGGATGATCAAATCTTCTCCATGAACCCTCCCAAGTACGATAAAATTGAGGATATGGCCATGATGACCCACCTCCACGAACCCGCTGTGCTGTACAACCTCAAAGAGCGTTACGCAGCCTGGATGATCTAC ACCTACTCGGGTCTCTTCTGCGTCACCGTCAACCCCTACAAGTGGCTGCCGGTGTACAACCCGGAGGTGGTGTTGGCCTACCGAGGCAAGAAGCGCCAGGAGGCCCCTCCAcacatcttctccatctctgacaACGCCTATCAGTTCATGCTGACTG ATCGCGAGAACCAGTCAATCCTGATCAC TGGAGAATCCGGTGCCGGGAAGACTGTGAACACAAAGCGTGTCATCCAGTACTTTGCAACAATTGCAGCCAGTGgagacaagaagaaagaagagcagtCAGGCAAAATGCAG GGAACGCTTGAGGATCAAATCATCAGCGCCAACCCTCTGCTGGAGGCCTTTGGAAACGCCAAGACTGTGAGGAACGACAACTCCTCACGCTTT GGTAAATTCATCCGAATCCACTTTGGGGCCACAGGCAAACTGGCTTCAGCAGACATTGAAACTT ATCTGCTGGAGAAGTCCAGAGTTACTTTCCAGCTGAAGGCGGAAAGAAGCTACCACATATTTTATCAGATCTGCTCCAACAAGAAGCCGGAGCTAATTG acATGCTTCTCATTACCACCAACCCCTATGATTTCCACTTTGTGAGCCAAGGTGAAATCACTGTTCCAAGCATTGATGACCAGGAAGAGCTGATGGCTACGGAT AGTGCCATTGACATCCTGGGCTTCTCTGCTGATGAGAAGACAGCCATCTACAAGCTGACAGGGGCTGTCATGCACTATGGGAACCTGAAGTTCAAGCAGAAACAAcgagaggagcaggcagagccgGACGGCACAGAAG TGGCGGACAAGGCTGCCTACCTGATGGGCCTGAACTCAGCGGAATTGCTCAAAGCCCTTTGTTATCCCCGAGTCAAGGTTGGGAATGAATACGTCACCAAGGGTCAAACTGTGTCGCAG GTCAACAATGCAGTTGGTGCCCTGGCCAAAGCTGTCTATGAGAAGATGTTCCTGTGGATGGTTATCCGCATCAACCAACAGCTGGATACCAAGCAACCCAGGCAGTACTTCATTGGTGTCCTGGACATTGCTGGCTTCGAAATCTTTGAT TTCAACAGCTTTGAGCAGCTTTGCATCAACTTCACCAATGAGAAACTGCAACAGTTCTTCAACCACCACATGTtcgtgctggagcaggaggagtaCAAGAAGGAAGGAATCGAATGGACATTCATTGACTTTGGGATGGACCTGGCTGCCTGCATTGAGCTCATTGAGAAG CCCATGGGCATCTTCTCCATCCTGGAAGAGGAGTGCATGTTCCCCAAGGCAACGGACACCTCTTTCAAGAACAAGCTCTATGACCAGCACCTGGGCAAGTCCAGTAACTTCCAGAAGCCCAAACCTGCCAAAGGCAAGGCTGAGGCTCACTTCTCCCTGGTGCACTACGCTGGCACCGTGGACTACAACATCACTGGCTGGCTGGAGAAGAACAAGGATCCCCTGAATGAAACTGTCATTGGGTTGTACCAGAAATCATCTGTGAAGACGCTGGCCTTACTCTTTGCCTCCTATGGTGGAGCAGATGCAG ATGCTGGTGGTGGCAAGAAGGGTGGCAAGAAGAAGGGTTCTTCTTTCCAGACTGTCTCAGCTCTTTTCCGG GAGAACTTGAACAAGCTGATGACCAACCTGCGCAGCACTCACCCCCATTTTGTCCGTTGCATCAtcccaaatgaaacaaaaacaccTG GTGCTATGGAGCATGAACTGGTGCTTCACCAGCTGCGCTGTAACGGCGTGCTGGAAGGGATCCGAATTTGCAGGAAAGGATTCCCCAGCAGAGTTCTCTATGCTGACTTCAAACAGAG GTACAAGGTGCTTAATGCCAGTGCCATCCCAGAGGGACAGTTCATCGATAGCAAGAAAGCTTCTGAGAAGCTTCTTGCATCGATCGATGTGGACCACACCCAGTACAAATTTGGCCACACCAAG GTGTTCTTCaaagctgggctgctgggacTCCTGGAGGAGATGAGGGATGAGAAGCTGGCACAGCTCATCACCCGCACACAGGCCAGGTGCAGGGGCTTCCTGATGAGAGTGGAGTACCAGAGAATGGTGGAGAGGAG GGAGTCCATCTTCTGCATCCAATACAACATTCGTGCATTCATGAACGTGAAGCACTGGCCCTGGATGAAGTTGTTCTTCAAGATCAAGCCCTTGCTGAAGAGCGCAGAATCTGAGAAGGAGATGGCCAACATGAAACAAGAGTTTGAGAAAACCAAGGAAGAGCTGGCCAAGTCTGAGGCAAAGAGgaaagagctggaggagaaaatggtggccctgctgcaggagaaaaatgacCTGCAGCTTCAAGTGCAAGCT GAAGCTGATGCTTTGGCTGATGCTGAGGAAAGGTGTGACCAGctcatcaaaaccaaaatccagcTGGAAGCCAAAGTTAAAGAGGTCACAGAAAGggctgaggatgaggaggaaatcAATGCTGAGCTGACAGCCAAGAAGAGGAAACTGGAGGATGAATGttcagagctgaagaaagaTATTGATGACCTCGAGTTAACACTGGCCaaagtggagaaagaaaagcatgctACTGAAAACAAG GTGAAAAACCTCACCGAGGAGATGGCAGCCCTGGACGAGACCATTGCCAAGCtgaccaaagagaagaaagcccTCCAAGAGGCCCATCAGCAGACACTGGACGACCTGCAGGCAGAAGAGGACAAAGTCAATACTCTGACCAAAGCTAAGACCAAGCTGGAACAGCAAGTGGACGAT CTGGAAGGGTccctggagcaggagaaaaaacTGCGCATGGACCTGGAGAGAGCTAAGAGGAAACTTGAAGGAGACCTGAAGCTGGCCCAAGACAGCATAATGGATTTGGAAAATGATAAGCAGCAGCtggatgagaaactgaagaa GAAAGACTTTGAAATCAGCCAGATCCAGAGCAAAATCGAGGATGAGCAAGCCCTGGGCATGCAGTTACAGAAGAAGATCAAGGAGCTGCAG GCTCGCATTGAGGAACTGGAGGAGGAAATTGAGGCAGAGAGAACTTCTCgggcaaaagcagagaagcatcGTGCTGACCTCTCGCGGGAGCTGGAGGAGATCAGCGAGCGCCTGGAAGAAGCAGGAGGGGCTACAGCAGCTCAGATTGAGATGAACAAGAAGCGTGAGGCAGAATTTCAGAAGATGCGTCGTGACCTCGAAGAGGCCACCCTGCAGCACGAAGCCACGGCTGCCGCCCTGCGCAAGAAGCACGCggacagcacagctgagctTGGGGAGCAGATCGACAACCTGCAGCGAGTGaagcagaagctggagaaggagaagagtgaGCTGAAGATGGAGATTGACGACCTGGCCAGTAACATGGAGTCTGTCTCCAAAGCCAAG GCCAATCTGGAGAAGATGTGCCGCACTCTGGAAGACCAGCTGAGTGAGATTAAGACAAAAGAAGAGGAGCATCAGCGCATGATCAATGACCTTAGTTCTCAAAGAGGTCGTCTACAGACTGAAGCAG GTGAATATTCACGCCAGGTGGAAGAAAAAGATGCTTTGATATCTCAGCTATCCAGAGGGAAACAGGCATTTACGCAACAGATTGAGGAACTGAAAAGACAtttagaggaagaaataaag GCCAAGAACGCGCTGGCCCACGCCTTGCAGTCTGCTCGCCATGACTGTGACTTGCTCCGGGAACAAtatgaggaggagcaggaagccAAGGGGGAGCTGCAGCGAGCCCTGTCCAAGGCCAACAGCGAAGTGGCCCAGTGGAGAACCAAATACGAGACGGACGCTATTCAGCGCacggaggagctggaggaggccAA GAAGAAGCTGGCACAGCGCCTGCAGGATGCAGAGGAACATGTTGAAGCCGTCAATGCCAAATGTGCCTCcctggaaaagacaaagcagaggctgcagaatgAAGTGGAGGACCTGATGATCGACGTGGAGCGATCAAATGCTGCCTGCGCAGCTCTGGATAAGAAGCAGAAGAACTTTGACAAG ATCCTGGCAGAGTGGAAGCAAAAGTATGAGGAGACGCAGGCTGAGCTGGAAGCCTCCCAGAAGGAGTCTCGCTCTCTCAGCACGGAGCTGTTTAAGATGAAGAATGCCTATGAGGAGTCCTTGGACCACCTGGAAACGCTGAAGCGTGAGAACAAGAACTTGCAGC AGGAGATTTCCGACCTCACGGAGCAGAttgcagagggaggaaaggcaATTCATGAGCTGGAGAAAGTCAAGAAGCAGATTGAGCAGGAGAAGTCTGAAATCCAGGCTGCTCTGGAGGAAGCTGAG GCCTCCCTTGAACATGAAGAGGGGAAGATCCTGCGCCTCCAGCTTGAGCTCAACCAAGTGAAGGCTGAGATTGACAGGAAGATAGCAGAGAAAGATGAGGAGATCGACCAGATGAAGAGAAACCACCTCAGAATTGTGGAGTCCATGCAGAGCACCCTGGATGCTGAGATCAGGAGCAGGAATGAAGCCCTGAGGctgaagaagaagatggagggaGACCTGAATGAAATGGAGATCCAGCTGAGCCATGCCAACCGTGTGGCTTCAGAGGCACAGAAGAACCTGAGAAACACGCAGGCAGTGCTCAAG GATACCCAGATCCACTTGGATGATGCTCTGAGAACACAGGAGGACCTGAAAGAGCAGGTGGCCATGGTGGAGCGCAGAGCAAACCTGCTGCAGGCTGAAATTGAGGAGCTACGGGCAGCTCTGGAGCAGACAGAGCGGTCGAGGAAAGTGGCTGAGCAGGAGCTTCTGGACGCCACTGAACGGGTGCAGCTCCTACATACTCAG AACACCAGCTTGATCAACACCAAGAAGAAGCTGGAAACAGACATCATGCAAATTCAGAGTGAAATGGAGGATACAATCCAGGAAGCCCGCAATGCTGAAGAGAAGGCCAAGAAGGCCATCACAGAT GCAGCCATGATGGCAGAGGAGCTGAAGAAGGAGCAGGACACCAGCGCCCACCTggagaggatgaagaagaaCCTCGACCAGACAGTGAAGGACCTGCAGCTTCGTCTGGATGAGGCTGAACAGCTGGCACTGAAAGGAGGCAAGAAGCAAATCCAGAAGCTGGAGGCCAGG